From Candidatus Zixiibacteriota bacterium, one genomic window encodes:
- a CDS encoding phosphoribosylaminoimidazolesuccinocarboxamide synthase, with the protein MPNMSSNARIAVFISGSGSGLQSLIDASSERRLSGQISLVISNNADAYGLERAKMAYIPMCVIEYTQQSEADIAELLLKRLNESKISHIALAGFLKLLPKAVVREYSGRIVNIHPALLPKYGGKGMYGRKVHEAVLASGDKETGATIHLVDEEYDKGMILEQVKVPVLQNDTPETLAARVQAEEHRLYPLVIQKLITGQYQFRHGQILLNTNICEYPLFRRGKVRDIYDLGETYLFVATDRISAFDVVLPNGIPVKGKLLTQISLFWFDFLRDIVPNHVVSADINDFPAPLKRYSGQLEGRSMIVAKADRVDVECIVRGYLSGSLWKELVEARKHGKNNVHGFTFSPSMQESEILPEPIFSPSSKNDSGHDENISFETMISLVGEKTAGLCKEKSLAIYTKASEYALSRGIIIADTKFEFGFRNGEFILIDEALTPDSSRFWPVESYRVGSSVPSFDKQPIRDYLETLDWNKKPPGPSLPDAVIEAAAERYERALELLTGKKVNA; encoded by the coding sequence ATGCCAAATATGTCATCGAACGCTCGCATTGCTGTTTTCATTTCGGGAAGTGGGAGCGGTTTGCAGTCATTGATTGATGCATCGTCTGAAAGACGTTTAAGCGGCCAGATATCGCTCGTGATTTCAAACAATGCAGATGCCTATGGATTGGAGCGGGCCAAAATGGCATATATCCCAATGTGTGTAATAGAGTATACTCAACAAAGCGAAGCTGACATCGCGGAGCTTTTATTGAAGCGGCTCAATGAAAGCAAAATCAGTCATATCGCGCTGGCTGGATTCTTGAAACTATTGCCAAAAGCAGTGGTTCGCGAATATTCCGGCCGCATCGTCAATATTCATCCGGCCCTTCTCCCCAAATACGGCGGCAAAGGGATGTATGGCCGAAAAGTACACGAGGCCGTGCTCGCTTCAGGCGATAAAGAAACCGGAGCGACAATTCATCTTGTGGATGAAGAGTACGACAAAGGAATGATCTTGGAGCAGGTTAAAGTGCCGGTTCTGCAAAATGACACTCCGGAAACCCTTGCGGCGCGAGTGCAAGCAGAGGAGCATCGTCTGTATCCATTGGTTATTCAGAAGCTTATCACCGGACAATACCAGTTTCGTCATGGACAAATTCTCTTAAACACTAATATCTGCGAGTATCCGCTTTTCCGAAGAGGCAAGGTCAGAGATATTTATGACCTCGGTGAGACTTATCTTTTTGTCGCGACCGACCGCATCTCGGCATTCGATGTTGTGCTGCCTAATGGAATACCGGTGAAGGGAAAACTGTTGACGCAGATTTCGCTCTTCTGGTTTGATTTTCTTCGAGATATAGTCCCGAATCATGTTGTCAGCGCGGATATTAATGATTTCCCCGCGCCGCTCAAAAGATACAGCGGGCAGCTTGAGGGGCGTTCCATGATTGTTGCCAAAGCCGATCGGGTCGATGTCGAATGTATTGTGCGCGGCTATCTCTCCGGCTCGCTCTGGAAAGAACTCGTGGAGGCAAGAAAGCATGGGAAGAATAATGTGCACGGTTTTACTTTCTCACCTTCGATGCAAGAGTCAGAAATACTTCCCGAACCGATATTCAGCCCATCGTCAAAGAATGATTCCGGTCATGACGAGAATATCAGCTTTGAGACGATGATCTCGCTTGTCGGAGAAAAGACCGCCGGGTTGTGCAAAGAAAAATCGTTGGCGATTTATACCAAAGCATCAGAGTATGCCCTCTCGCGCGGTATAATAATCGCCGACACAAAATTCGAGTTTGGCTTTCGCAATGGAGAGTTTATCCTTATCGATGAAGCGCTCACACCAGATTCCAGCCGGTTCTGGCCAGTCGAAAGTTACCGGGTCGGAAGCTCGGTGCCGTCGTTTGACAAGCAGCCGATTCGCGATTACCTGGAAACCCTCGACTGGAATAAAAAACCACCTGGCCCGTCTCTTCCTGATGCAGTCATCGAGGCGGCGGCCGAGAGATATGAACGGGCGTTGGAATTATTGACAGGAAAGAAAGTTAATGCTTGA
- a CDS encoding uracil-DNA glycosylase produces the protein MSQKSNSSFEMLRSALTHQMEMGVSEVVIGRQQMLDSVFPLSRRVAPSGKKVSMSEVFGVELRSKTTPAKTLTLISPQKMSTTAAAPSTPLTQDSVYKSLEQHFNAIDECQLCPLWTTRNKLVYGSGNPNARLLIIGEAPGAEEDRTGKPFVGRAGQLLDKILAAVELSRDEVYITNILKSRPPGNRDPQPDEVKSCLPYLHEQIRLIKPKLILALGRIAGQTLLHTNTPLGKLRSTWHDYHGVPLIVTYHPAALLRFPAYKKETWADMQMLKARYDTI, from the coding sequence GTGAGTCAAAAATCTAATAGTTCGTTTGAAATGCTGAGATCGGCATTAACACACCAGATGGAGATGGGTGTGAGCGAGGTTGTTATTGGACGACAGCAGATGCTCGACTCGGTCTTTCCTCTGAGTCGGCGTGTGGCCCCATCGGGCAAAAAAGTGAGCATGTCGGAAGTATTTGGTGTGGAGCTTCGATCAAAAACAACTCCCGCCAAAACTCTCACTCTAATATCTCCTCAAAAAATGTCCACAACTGCGGCAGCGCCCTCTACTCCATTGACCCAGGATTCGGTCTACAAATCCCTTGAGCAGCATTTTAACGCGATAGACGAATGCCAGCTCTGTCCGCTCTGGACAACAAGAAATAAACTTGTCTATGGTTCGGGCAATCCCAACGCAAGACTTCTGATAATCGGCGAAGCCCCGGGCGCGGAAGAAGATCGCACTGGTAAGCCATTTGTCGGTCGGGCCGGACAGTTGCTGGATAAGATTCTGGCCGCGGTTGAGTTGTCCCGTGACGAGGTCTACATAACAAATATTCTCAAAAGCCGGCCCCCAGGCAATCGTGATCCGCAGCCAGACGAAGTCAAATCATGTCTGCCATATCTGCACGAGCAGATACGCCTTATCAAGCCAAAACTGATTCTTGCCCTTGGCAGAATAGCCGGACAGACATTGTTACATACGAATACGCCGCTGGGTAAGTTACGAAGTACATGGCATGACTATCACGGCGTTCCATTGATTGTCACATATCATCCGGCGGCATTGTTACGATTTCCCGCTTATAAGAAAGAGACTTGGGCCGACATGCAGATGTTGAAAGCCCGTTACGATACGATTTAA
- a CDS encoding DUF494 family protein produces MDNRILEIVFLLMDSMRENKGKVANLSDISPDLLDLGFTNDEITRAYGWFTDRLSAGSNLFDGFSRLQSSQRILSAQERLQVDIEAHGFLLNLMNFGIIDPLQFEMILDKAFVYGTRPVTLDQMKWLASGVVFDEFSSDDGDSDLDDPLSSGSSARVN; encoded by the coding sequence ATGGATAATCGAATTCTTGAAATAGTCTTCTTGCTGATGGACAGTATGCGCGAAAATAAGGGGAAGGTCGCAAATTTGAGCGACATTTCGCCTGATTTACTTGATCTTGGATTTACCAACGACGAAATAACGCGGGCATACGGCTGGTTCACGGATAGGTTGTCTGCTGGCAGCAACCTGTTTGATGGATTCTCACGTTTGCAAAGCTCACAGCGAATCCTCTCCGCGCAGGAACGCTTACAGGTTGATATTGAAGCCCATGGTTTTCTCCTAAATCTTATGAATTTCGGGATCATCGATCCTCTGCAGTTCGAGATGATCCTCGACAAAGCATTTGTCTATGGCACCCGTCCGGTCACGCTCGATCAGATGAAGTGGCTTGCATCGGGTGTAGTATTCGATGAATTCAGTTCTGACGACGGCGACAGTGATCTCGATGATCCGCTCAGCAGCGGTTCATCGGCCAGAGTAAATTAG
- the purH gene encoding bifunctional phosphoribosylaminoimidazolecarboxamide formyltransferase/IMP cyclohydrolase: protein MLETKRIKRALISVSDKLGLVELARELDTLGIEILSTGGTLRTIREAGIHAIAVSSFTGSPEVLEGRVKTLHPKIHGGILFRRDVPKDVVELEALDTKAIDLVVVSLYPFEKTIANPNVTEEEAIENIDIGGPSMIRSAAKNFDFVTVIVDPSDYSTLIEQLRDNNGQTELAFRRRCSLKAFTKTAAYDASISAYYSRSSDPAGRQKEPKHKLSELPPRFQLSFEHKSTLRYGENPHQQAALYAEADNDGLSLVNATILSGKEPSYNNYGDLDACLDLLKEFAEPFACVVKHGNPCGAAAATTIADAYQRAYECDPLSAFGSIIGLNRHVDIECAKLLHETDFIECIVAPSYSDESLALLMKKKNRRLLVLPEINQSTNKARLLFRQIHGGLLVQTEDCHQLDKSSLKVATKRSPSEEELRSLLFAWKVVKQTKSNAIVLAKNSATVGIGMGQTSRVDSSFMAVKRAGDRARGAVLASDAFFPMPDGLEVALEAGVTAIIQPGGSKGDDAVIEAADKAGAAMVFTSIRHFKH, encoded by the coding sequence ATGCTTGAGACAAAACGAATAAAACGCGCACTTATTTCGGTTTCCGACAAATTGGGGCTGGTGGAGCTTGCCCGTGAACTTGACACGCTCGGCATTGAAATCCTCTCGACCGGGGGCACGCTGAGGACGATTCGCGAAGCCGGTATTCATGCCATCGCTGTTTCCTCGTTTACCGGTTCGCCTGAAGTGCTGGAAGGACGGGTCAAAACACTGCACCCCAAAATTCATGGCGGCATCCTGTTTCGCCGCGATGTTCCAAAAGATGTTGTCGAACTTGAAGCGCTTGACACCAAGGCAATAGATTTGGTTGTAGTTTCACTCTACCCGTTTGAAAAGACAATTGCGAATCCGAATGTGACTGAAGAAGAGGCGATTGAAAACATTGATATCGGCGGGCCGTCGATGATTCGTTCTGCTGCAAAAAATTTTGATTTTGTGACGGTAATCGTGGACCCATCGGACTATTCGACTCTCATCGAGCAATTGCGCGACAACAATGGTCAGACAGAACTTGCCTTTCGTCGCCGCTGTTCTCTGAAAGCCTTCACTAAGACTGCGGCCTATGATGCCTCAATTTCGGCATACTATTCACGGTCGTCAGATCCTGCTGGGCGACAAAAAGAGCCAAAACACAAGTTGTCAGAACTGCCACCGCGCTTTCAACTCAGCTTTGAGCACAAATCGACACTGAGATATGGCGAAAATCCGCACCAGCAAGCCGCACTCTACGCCGAAGCCGACAACGATGGATTGAGTTTGGTAAATGCAACGATCCTCAGCGGCAAGGAACCCTCATATAATAATTACGGCGATCTCGATGCCTGTCTTGACCTCCTGAAAGAGTTCGCGGAGCCGTTTGCTTGTGTTGTCAAGCACGGCAATCCGTGCGGAGCGGCCGCAGCAACCACCATTGCCGATGCCTATCAGCGCGCCTATGAGTGCGATCCGTTGTCGGCCTTTGGCTCTATAATCGGACTGAATCGTCATGTGGATATTGAATGCGCCAAATTGCTCCATGAGACAGATTTTATTGAATGTATTGTTGCGCCGTCGTACAGTGATGAATCGCTCGCTTTGCTTATGAAAAAAAAGAACCGTCGTCTTCTGGTATTGCCGGAGATAAATCAGTCAACAAACAAGGCACGTTTGCTCTTCCGACAGATTCATGGCGGCTTGCTCGTCCAAACCGAGGATTGTCATCAACTGGACAAGTCATCCCTCAAAGTTGCGACGAAACGCTCGCCGAGTGAAGAAGAACTTCGTTCGCTGTTATTCGCCTGGAAAGTGGTAAAGCAGACCAAATCCAATGCCATTGTACTGGCTAAAAATAGCGCGACTGTCGGAATCGGCATGGGCCAGACTTCGCGGGTGGATTCTTCGTTTATGGCGGTCAAAAGGGCCGGAGACCGGGCGAGGGGCGCAGTTTTGGCTTCCGATGCTTTTTTCCCTATGCCCGACGGACTTGAGGTTGCTCTCGAGGCTGGTGTAACTGCTATCATTCAACCGGGTGGTTCAAAGGGGGACGACGCAGTAATTGAGGCGGCAGATAAGGCTGGCGCGGCGATGGTTTTCACATCAATTCGTCACTTCAAACATTGA
- the dnaB gene encoding replicative DNA helicase, which produces MSFSVSTDKIHDPLLPPQSIDAEQAVLGSILKDSEAINHVLEVIDTENYFYSPKHKTIFRAVLNLNNNSEPCDITTVANELLNQGMLEKIGGRVYLVELVEQIASTANVAHYASIVLEKSVLRRLIQTSNEIVKSCYSMERPADDLLDAAEANIFQISESRQRQGFVHIESPFNAIFERIDNPPADGTIIGGVSTGYTQLDAITEGLHAGDLVIIAGRPSMGKTALAMNIAEHVAVDQKKGVGIFSIEMSREQLVLRMLCGRARINQKKVRSHKISESEHRNLAHKGGVLAAAPIFIDDSAGLSSLEMRAKARRLKAQHNIGLFIVDYIQLMHASGRQENRQQEIALITRSMKALAKEIQVPVIAISQLSRMVEQRGTNKRPQLSDLRESGAIEQDADVVIFVYREEYYMSHMDRNDPKYREIEGKAEIIVAKQRNGPTETAHLSFIKEYTRFENLDTSRRELPPGVDRIEPDSPF; this is translated from the coding sequence ATGAGCTTTTCTGTTTCGACTGACAAAATCCATGATCCGCTCCTGCCGCCGCAGTCGATCGATGCCGAGCAGGCTGTTCTTGGTTCGATTCTAAAAGACAGCGAGGCGATAAATCATGTTCTTGAAGTTATCGACACGGAGAACTATTTCTACTCGCCCAAGCACAAAACGATATTCAGGGCGGTGCTGAACCTTAACAATAATTCAGAGCCGTGTGATATAACTACTGTCGCAAACGAACTGCTCAACCAGGGGATGCTTGAGAAAATAGGCGGACGTGTCTATTTGGTCGAGCTGGTCGAGCAGATAGCATCGACTGCAAATGTTGCGCATTACGCCAGTATTGTGCTTGAGAAATCCGTACTCCGGAGACTGATCCAAACTTCAAATGAAATCGTCAAAAGCTGCTATTCGATGGAGCGTCCGGCCGACGACCTGCTCGATGCAGCCGAAGCCAATATCTTTCAAATTTCAGAAAGCAGACAGCGTCAGGGTTTTGTTCATATTGAAAGCCCATTCAATGCTATTTTCGAGCGGATAGATAACCCGCCAGCCGACGGCACCATCATTGGCGGTGTGAGTACAGGGTATACGCAACTGGATGCCATTACCGAAGGGCTCCATGCCGGGGATCTGGTGATTATTGCGGGGAGACCCTCGATGGGCAAAACAGCGCTCGCGATGAATATTGCTGAGCATGTTGCGGTCGACCAGAAAAAAGGTGTTGGCATATTTTCGATAGAAATGTCGCGCGAACAACTCGTCCTCCGTATGCTTTGTGGCCGGGCACGCATTAATCAGAAAAAAGTTCGCTCGCATAAAATTAGCGAGTCCGAACATCGCAATCTGGCCCACAAAGGGGGAGTGCTGGCTGCCGCGCCAATCTTTATCGATGATTCAGCCGGGTTGTCTTCGCTTGAAATGCGCGCGAAGGCCCGGAGGCTCAAAGCGCAGCATAATATCGGTCTGTTTATTGTTGATTACATTCAACTTATGCATGCCTCTGGCAGGCAGGAAAACCGCCAGCAGGAAATTGCCCTAATTACCAGAAGCATGAAAGCATTGGCCAAAGAAATCCAGGTTCCGGTTATCGCAATTTCACAGCTTTCACGCATGGTCGAACAGCGCGGAACGAATAAACGTCCACAGTTATCTGATTTGCGTGAATCGGGAGCCATTGAACAGGATGCCGATGTCGTTATTTTTGTTTATCGCGAGGAATACTACATGTCACACATGGATCGCAATGATCCGAAATACCGTGAAATTGAAGGCAAAGCTGAGATTATAGTGGCCAAACAGCGCAATGGCCCGACTGAAACCGCGCACTTGAGCTTTATCAAGGAATATACCCGGTTTGAAAATCTTGATACCTCGCGTCGAGAACTGCCTCCCGGGGTGGATCGAATCGAACCAGATTCCCCGTTCTAA
- the coaBC gene encoding bifunctional phosphopantothenoylcysteine decarboxylase/phosphopantothenate--cysteine ligase CoaBC — protein sequence MSLAGKKIMVGLTGGIASYKVPNLVRLLTKEKAEVVVMMTDSACKFITPLTLETVSNRPVITGLWPEGEFVSTRHIDVAEWPDLIVIAPATANFMGKIFAGISDDFVTTVMCATSRPTMIAPAMNPQMWLNPTTQRNLGYLKQLGFHIIDPEEGEMACDSVGVGRMAEPEVIFRAIENFFDSGAKKKALTGKTILVTAGPTREAIDPVRFISNRSSGRMGYAIAAASAELNARTILVSGPTNLEVPRNVEHIRIESTQQMYEAIKSRFSEVDCLIMAAAPADFIPASISPQKIKKTNKPSVLELDPATDILASLSKDKRKSQRLIGFALETENGLENARAKLKNKQLDLIVLNSLADSGAGFDVHTNKLTLISQNGKTNEWPLMTKTEAAIKLLEVVAGLL from the coding sequence ATGTCCCTTGCGGGCAAAAAAATCATGGTCGGCCTGACCGGTGGAATCGCCAGCTACAAAGTTCCCAATCTCGTCCGCCTGCTTACAAAAGAAAAGGCCGAAGTTGTCGTGATGATGACCGACTCGGCCTGCAAATTCATCACACCGCTCACTCTTGAAACTGTCTCAAACCGCCCGGTCATTACCGGATTGTGGCCTGAGGGAGAGTTTGTTTCTACACGGCATATCGATGTGGCCGAATGGCCGGACTTGATTGTTATCGCTCCGGCCACTGCCAACTTTATGGGAAAAATATTTGCCGGAATCTCTGATGATTTCGTGACAACAGTGATGTGCGCCACCTCCCGCCCGACTATGATTGCACCGGCGATGAATCCGCAAATGTGGCTAAATCCGACCACACAGCGTAATCTCGGATACCTCAAACAACTCGGCTTTCATATTATCGATCCAGAAGAAGGGGAGATGGCCTGCGATTCTGTCGGCGTTGGCCGAATGGCTGAGCCTGAAGTTATCTTTCGCGCCATCGAGAACTTTTTCGACAGCGGCGCAAAAAAAAAAGCGCTGACTGGGAAGACAATTTTGGTGACCGCCGGACCAACGCGCGAGGCGATAGACCCGGTTCGATTCATCTCAAATAGGTCATCAGGAAGGATGGGGTATGCGATTGCCGCCGCATCGGCGGAGCTCAATGCCCGCACTATTCTGGTTTCGGGCCCGACGAATCTTGAGGTTCCGCGAAATGTCGAACACATCCGAATTGAATCTACCCAGCAAATGTACGAGGCAATAAAGAGCAGGTTTAGCGAAGTCGACTGCCTGATAATGGCGGCTGCGCCGGCGGATTTTATACCGGCATCAATCTCCCCGCAAAAGATAAAAAAGACAAACAAGCCTTCGGTGCTGGAACTTGACCCAGCCACTGACATACTCGCATCACTCTCCAAAGATAAACGTAAATCACAGCGTCTCATTGGCTTCGCGCTCGAAACGGAGAACGGTTTAGAGAATGCAAGAGCTAAACTCAAGAACAAGCAACTTGACCTTATTGTGCTTAATTCTCTGGCGGATAGTGGTGCGGGTTTCGATGTACACACAAATAAATTGACTCTCATCTCTCAGAATGGTAAAACCAATGAATGGCCCCTCATGACAAAGACCGAGGCCGCCATTAAACTACTTGAAGTAGTTGCCGGTTTGCTGTAG
- a CDS encoding YceI family protein encodes MKRIYFFISVCALLTFSTVQAETFTLDNSAKKDSVYFRSPAKLEFIEGKTADISGSFTFDPARADSAVSGILQVDLRTLKTGIETRDGHMCERHLHTDKYPHAYFELLSIDSLPTTWQPDQSYKMIAEGFFYIHGVKRKISADILAVMPAGNPTASGKAINARISFKVKLDEFKIPRPKALFYKLAETIDVEAILFGYNSLAPITITLPNWPEQK; translated from the coding sequence ATGAAGCGAATATATTTTTTCATATCAGTTTGCGCTCTACTGACATTTTCAACTGTGCAGGCCGAGACCTTCACCCTCGACAATTCTGCGAAAAAGGATTCGGTGTATTTTCGCTCTCCGGCGAAACTTGAATTTATCGAGGGCAAGACCGCCGACATTTCAGGAAGCTTTACCTTTGACCCAGCCAGAGCCGACAGCGCTGTCTCCGGTATCCTGCAGGTGGACCTTCGCACACTCAAAACCGGTATCGAGACCCGCGACGGGCACATGTGCGAGAGGCATTTACATACCGACAAATATCCTCACGCTTATTTTGAACTTCTCTCAATCGACAGCCTTCCGACAACATGGCAACCGGATCAAAGCTACAAAATGATTGCCGAGGGTTTTTTCTACATTCATGGCGTCAAAAGAAAAATCTCGGCTGATATACTCGCTGTTATGCCCGCTGGAAACCCGACGGCGAGTGGAAAAGCGATAAATGCCCGTATTTCATTCAAAGTGAAACTCGATGAATTCAAAATTCCTCGTCCAAAGGCTTTGTTTTATAAGCTGGCAGAAACTATCGATGTCGAGGCTATCCTTTTTGGCTACAACAGCTTAGCCCCAATCACCATCACTTTGCCAAATTGGCCGGAACAGAAATAA